In Astatotilapia calliptera chromosome 23, fAstCal1.2, whole genome shotgun sequence, a genomic segment contains:
- the LOC113016791 gene encoding uncharacterized protein LOC113016791: protein MARNEEKQQGRLNRLWLQKEREEGRLRDIHERRPKLSTLNSAAAVKKWIPSIKNEIEYYLQQSQLSHYPERKIGEFQLHIEALEKEYKRFIAKLRVLDPSCKHKPWTPRAYCKRRADMQDSPAIVKNPRTCDSQNDGSQQNESVFISRMAGCFAPTKLVSETSKAMCAVQDQPLSFDQTRLAVAAASFRGTPVQPSSSQTQSLARILQCGLPNLNNSHSRQIYSEKSKDGVSETVGQKAAFQENNSNCGAAGRIPGKSSNIETMEERTGHVLGLDCYSSSDDDSDT, encoded by the exons ATGGCGagaaatgaggaaaaacagCAGGGCAGACTGAACAGACTGTGGctccagaaagagagagagg AGGGACGCCTCAGAGATATTCACGAGCGTCGACCAAAGCTG TCTACTCTTaattcagctgctgctgtgaaaaagtGGATCCCCAGCATCAAGAATGAAATTGAGTATTATCTACAG caaTCACAACTTTCTCATTACCCGGAGAGGAAGATAGGAGAGTTTCAGCTGCACATTGAGGCCTTAGAGAAAGAGTACAAACGCTTCATTGCCAAACTACGAGTTCTTGATCCATCTTGTAAACACAAGCCATGGACTCCTCGAGCTTATTGCAAACGAAGAGCAGATATGCAAGATTCTCCAGCAATTG ttaaaaaCCCTCGGACCTGTGACTCACAAAACGATGGCAGTCAGCAAAATGAAAGTGTCTTTATTAGCAGAATGGCAGGATGTTTTGCACCCACTAAGCTGGTCTCTGAAACCTCAAAGGCCATGTGCGCAGTTCAGGACCAGCCGCTTTCTTTTGATCAAACTCGGCTGGCAGTGGCTGCTGCTTCATTCAGAGGAACACCAGTTCAGCCTAGTTCCTCTCAAACGCAGAGTCTTGCCAGGATCCTGCAGTGTGGCTTGCCAAATCTTAATAATTCCCATTCAAGACAAATATATTCAGAGAAAAGCAAAGATGGGGTATCAGAGACTGTTGGGCAGAAAGCTGCCTTCCAAGAGAATAACTCAAACTGTGGAGCAGCAGGGAGGATACCTGGGAAGTCATCCAACATTGAGACAATGGAGGAAAGGACTGGTCATGTCTTGGGACTAGACTGTTATTCTTCTTCTGATGATGACTCTGACACATAA